Proteins encoded within one genomic window of Borrelia parkeri:
- the lepB gene encoding signal peptidase I encodes MIKTHKQVLIPIILALLLMIAIIKISLSFHLVKGSSMSPTILEKHWIINNKLAYGIRLKSSKTYIVLWSLPKKNEMVLIKDPITKKISIKKIFAIPGEKFTKLPQNVISIHNLNFNIDKKHLKNLENIYIPKDYYLVIGENRKVSLDSREYGFININDIIGKIIYCL; translated from the coding sequence ATGATCAAAACTCATAAACAAGTACTAATACCCATTATACTGGCTTTATTATTAATGATAGCAATCATCAAAATATCTCTGTCTTTTCATTTAGTCAAAGGTTCTTCAATGTCACCAACAATTTTAGAGAAACATTGGATAATTAATAACAAACTAGCTTATGGAATAAGACTAAAGAGCAGCAAAACATATATTGTATTATGGAGCTTGCCTAAAAAAAACGAAATGGTACTTATTAAAGACCCTATAACAAAAAAAATATCCATTAAAAAAATTTTTGCCATACCAGGCGAAAAATTTACAAAGCTACCACAAAATGTAATATCCATACATAATTTAAACTTTAATATAGATAAGAAACATCTAAAAAATTTAGAAAATATATATATCCCAAAGGATTATTACCTGGTAATAGGAGAAAACAGAAAAGTCTCCCTTGACTCAAGAGAATATGGGTTTATAAACATCAATGATATTATTGGAAAAATAATATACTGCCTGTAA
- a CDS encoding peptidoglycan DD-metalloendopeptidase family protein gives MIIPKKDQNVLKRNRNFLFDRAIKGDFELRDFGNIRNFHRKRRKKFFRFMNIPKKLLDVIKLLFLTLFARMVIIDNYKYRSSYNKIRLEMINDYDINLTYSFIFRFNAIIFVLVLVFYLNIFSYYGSYIFLSKLSFPKDYFIDTFLYYSDQDLSQINNHLFGVDINNYEATVRKPFVLKVVKHKINPGETLSHIAARYSITSETLISYNDIKDVRSIKPNFVINVPNMKGVLYTVEKSDSLSSIAKKYKIPKVDILDANNLDNEVLYLGQKLFIPGGRMAKELLRNALGETFLFPTQGIITSGYGYRPDPFTKIISFHNGIDIANVANTPIFATKEGIVVTAGFSVGGYGKYIIISHNNGFQTLYAHLGSFAVRVGQRVSRGQIIGRMGSTGYSTGNHLHFTIFKDGKTGNPMKYLR, from the coding sequence ATGATTATACCAAAAAAGGATCAGAATGTATTAAAAAGAAATAGAAATTTTTTATTTGATAGGGCTATTAAAGGTGATTTTGAATTGAGAGATTTTGGTAATATTCGTAACTTTCATAGAAAAAGACGGAAAAAATTTTTTCGTTTTATGAATATTCCAAAAAAACTTTTAGATGTAATTAAGTTATTATTTTTGACTTTATTTGCTAGGATGGTAATCATTGATAATTATAAGTATCGATCTTCTTATAATAAGATTCGACTTGAAATGATTAATGATTATGATATAAATCTAACTTATAGTTTTATTTTTAGATTTAATGCGATAATTTTTGTTTTAGTATTAGTCTTTTACTTAAATATTTTTTCGTATTATGGTTCGTACATTTTTCTAAGTAAGCTGAGTTTTCCCAAGGATTATTTTATTGATACTTTTTTATATTATAGTGATCAAGATTTAAGTCAGATCAATAATCATCTATTTGGAGTGGATATAAATAATTATGAGGCAACTGTAAGGAAACCTTTTGTTTTAAAGGTAGTTAAACATAAAATTAATCCTGGAGAGACACTTTCTCATATTGCAGCCAGATATAGCATAACGAGTGAGACTTTAATTTCTTATAATGATATTAAAGATGTAAGGAGCATTAAGCCTAATTTTGTTATTAATGTGCCTAATATGAAAGGCGTTCTTTATACTGTTGAAAAAAGTGATTCTCTCTCATCAATTGCAAAAAAATATAAGATTCCCAAAGTAGATATTCTTGATGCTAATAATCTTGATAATGAAGTTTTGTATTTAGGTCAAAAATTGTTTATTCCTGGGGGAAGAATGGCTAAAGAATTACTTAGAAATGCTTTAGGAGAGACTTTTTTATTTCCAACTCAAGGCATTATTACTTCAGGTTATGGCTATCGTCCTGATCCTTTTACCAAGATTATTAGTTTTCACAATGGGATTGATATTGCAAATGTAGCTAATACACCTATTTTTGCAACAAAAGAAGGTATTGTGGTAACAGCTGGATTTAGTGTTGGAGGATATGGAAAATATATTATTATTTCTCATAATAATGGTTTTCAAACTCTTTATGCTCATTTAGGTTCTTTTGCTGTGAGAGTTGGACAGAGGGTTTCAAGAGGACAAATAATAGGACGTATGGGAAGTACAGGGTATAGTACGGGCAATCATTTACATTTTACTATTTTTAAAGATGGAAAAACGGGGAATCCTATGAAATATCTCAGATAG